The genomic window GGCCGATCATGCGCTTGGCGTACTGGACCGGGATCCGTCGCTGCGCCTGCTCGATGAAGACCACCAGCGCGATGATGACCAGGACCAGGCCGATCACCAGGAAGAACTTGCCGGTGCCGCTGGACTCCTTGATGCTCCAGCCCTCACCGGGAAGGCGGGCCGCGATCGAGGTGAAGATCAGGACGGACATGCCGTTGCCGACGCCACGGTCGGTGATCAGCTCGCCCAGCCACATGACCACACCGGTGCCGGCGGTCATCGTCATGACCAGGATGGTCAGCGTGAGCCACATCGGGATGCCGGTGTTCTCAGGGATGATCTGGTAAGCCGGGTCGTCCTGGTCGCACATGTTGTTGAACAGCTGACCGGTACGAGCCAGCGCCACGAACGCCGAGGCCTGCAGGACTGCGAGGCCGAGCGTCAGATAGCGGGTGTACTGCGTGATCTTCGCCTGACCGGACTGACCCTCCTTGCGGAGCTGCTCCAATCGTGGGATCACCACGGTGAGCAGCTGGAGGATGATCGACGCCGTGATGTACGGCATGATGCCCAGCGCGAAGATGGAGAGCTGCAGAAGAGCGCCGCCGGAGAAGAGATTCAGCAGGTTGAGAACGCCGTTGGTGTCCGACTCGGTGAGTTTCAGACATGCCTGGACGTTGGCGTAGGACACGCCAGGACTGGGCAAGGTGGCACCGAGACGATAAATGGCGACGATCGCTACCGTGAATAGTAGCTTCTTCCGCAGGTCAGGCGTCCGAAGCGCGCTCGAGAAGGCGGACAACAACTGATCCTCCTGCGTGGTCGCCACACTTTGGGTTGCGTTATCCCGGAACTTCGGGCACACATCATTGGACAGCCATACAGGCCGCCAGCGGAGCACTGTATCAGCAAGGCCGAGAGCGCAACCACCGGCATGGCACGGGCTGATGTCCCAGTACAACACAACTGTCCGGCTTCATGGCTGAAGCGGTTGCTTGCGCGCCGGTCCGGC from Actinoplanes derwentensis includes these protein-coding regions:
- the secY gene encoding preprotein translocase subunit SecY; the encoded protein is MLSAFSSALRTPDLRKKLLFTVAIVAIYRLGATLPSPGVSYANVQACLKLTESDTNGVLNLLNLFSGGALLQLSIFALGIMPYITASIILQLLTVVIPRLEQLRKEGQSGQAKITQYTRYLTLGLAVLQASAFVALARTGQLFNNMCDQDDPAYQIIPENTGIPMWLTLTILVMTMTAGTGVVMWLGELITDRGVGNGMSVLIFTSIAARLPGEGWSIKESSGTGKFFLVIGLVLVIIALVVFIEQAQRRIPVQYAKRMIGRRMYGGTSTYIPLKVNQAGVVPVIFASSLLYLPQLYLQFFDQNNLADYQVWIQRYLADATSPFYIGVYFLLIIFFTYFYVSITFNPTEVAENMKKYGGFVPGIRPGKPTADYLDFILSRITLPGALYLGLISVLPNFFFIWLNQQQYQNFPFGGTAVLIMVGVGLETVKQIESQLMQRNYEGFLR